In Mycobacterium tuberculosis H37Rv, a single window of DNA contains:
- the pstC1 gene encoding phosphate ABC transporter permease PstC has translation MLARAGEVGRAGPAIRWLGGIGAVIPLLALVLVLVVLVIEAMGAIRLNGLHFFTATEWNPGNTYGETVVTDGVAHPVGAYYGALPLIVGTLATSAIALIIAVPVSVGAALVIVERLPKRLAEAVGIVLELLAGIPSVVVGLWGAMTFGPFIAHHIAPVIAHNAPDVPVLNYLRGDPGNGEGMLVSGLVLAVMVVPIIATTTHDLFRQVPVLPREGAIALGMSNWECVRRVTLPWVSSGIVGAVVLGLGRALGETMAVAMVSGAVLGAMPANIYATMTTIAATIVSQLDSAMTDSTNFAVKTLAEVGLVLMVITLLTNVAARGMVRRVSRTALPVGRGI, from the coding sequence ATGCTGGCCCGTGCCGGTGAAGTCGGCCGCGCTGGCCCGGCCATCCGGTGGTTGGGTGGGATAGGTGCGGTGATCCCGCTGCTTGCGCTGGTCTTGGTGCTGGTGGTGCTGGTCATCGAGGCGATGGGTGCGATCAGGCTCAACGGGTTGCATTTCTTCACCGCCACCGAATGGAATCCAGGCAACACCTACGGCGAAACCGTTGTCACCGACGGCGTCGCCCATCCGGTCGGCGCCTACTACGGGGCGTTGCCGCTGATCGTCGGGACGCTGGCGACCTCGGCAATCGCCCTGATCATCGCGGTGCCGGTCTCTGTAGGAGCGGCGCTGGTGATCGTGGAACGGCTGCCGAAACGGTTGGCCGAGGCTGTGGGAATAGTCCTGGAATTGCTCGCCGGAATCCCCAGCGTGGTCGTCGGTTTGTGGGGGGCAATGACGTTCGGGCCGTTCATCGCTCATCACATCGCTCCGGTGATCGCTCACAACGCTCCCGATGTGCCGGTGCTGAACTACTTGCGCGGCGACCCGGGCAACGGGGAGGGCATGTTGGTGTCCGGTCTGGTGTTGGCGGTGATGGTCGTTCCCATTATCGCCACCACCACTCATGACCTGTTCCGGCAGGTGCCGGTGTTGCCCCGGGAGGGCGCGATCGCGCTGGGGATGTCGAATTGGGAGTGTGTCCGCAGGGTCACCCTGCCGTGGGTGTCCAGCGGCATCGTCGGTGCGGTGGTGCTAGGGCTTGGCCGTGCGCTGGGGGAGACGATGGCGGTAGCCATGGTGTCCGGCGCGGTGCTGGGGGCCATGCCCGCCAACATCTACGCGACCATGACCACCATCGCCGCCACCATCGTGTCGCAGCTGGATTCGGCGATGACCGATTCCACCAACTTCGCGGTGAAGACGCTCGCCGAGGTGGGTTTGGTGCTGATGGTGATCACGTTGCTGACTAATGTGGCCGCGCGCGGGATGGTTCGTCGGGTGTCACGCACCGCGCTTCCGGTGGGACGCGGCATCTGA
- the pknD gene encoding serine/threonine-protein kinase PknD (alternate gene name: mbk (protein kinase D) (STPK D). Belongs to the Ser/Thr family of protein kinases. Experimental studies show evidence of auto-phosphorylation on a serine residue. Appears to be co-transcribed with Rv0932c|pstS2.) codes for MSDAVPQVGSQFGPYQLLRLLGRGGMGEVYEAEDTRKHRVVALKLISPQYSDNAVFRARMQREADTAGRLTEPHIVPIHDYGEINGQFFVEMRMIDGTSLRALLKQYGPLTPARAVAIVRQIAAALDAAHANGVTHRDVKPENILVTASDFAYLVDFGIARAASDPGLTQTGTAVGTYNYMAPERFTGDEVTYRADIYALACVLGECLTGAPPYRADSVERLIAAHLMDPAPQPSQLRPGRVPPALDQVIAKGMAKNPAERFMSAGDLAIAAHDALTTSEQHQATTILRRGDNATLLATPADTGLSQSESGIAGAGTGPPTPGAARWSPGDSATVAGPLAADSRGGNWPSQTGHSPAVPNALQASLGHAVPPAGNKRKVWAVVGAAAIVLVAIVAAAGYLVLRPSWSPTQASGQTVLPFTGIDFRLSPSGVAVDSAGNVYVTSEGMYGRVVKLATGSTGTTVLPFNGLYQPQGLAVDGAGTVYVTDFNNRVVTLAAGSNNQTVLPFDGLNYPEGLAVDTQGAVYVADRGNNRVVKLAAGSKTQTVLPFTGLNDPDGVAVDNSGNVYVTDTDNNRVVKLEAESNNQVVLPFTDITAPWGIAVDEAGTVYVTEHNTNQVVKLLAGSTTSTVLPFTGLNTPLAVAVDSDRTVYVADRGNDRVVKLTS; via the coding sequence GTGAGCGATGCCGTTCCGCAGGTAGGGTCGCAATTTGGGCCGTATCAGCTATTGCGGCTGCTGGGCCGAGGCGGGATGGGCGAGGTTTATGAGGCCGAGGACACCCGCAAGCACCGGGTGGTGGCGCTGAAGTTGATCTCGCCGCAGTACTCCGACAATGCGGTGTTTCGAGCACGGATGCAACGCGAGGCCGACACCGCGGGACGGCTGACCGAGCCACACATCGTGCCGATCCATGACTACGGCGAGATCAACGGACAGTTCTTTGTCGAAATGCGCATGATCGACGGCACCTCTTTACGCGCCCTATTGAAACAGTATGGTCCGCTGACCCCGGCCCGAGCTGTGGCCATCGTGCGCCAGATCGCCGCCGCTTTGGATGCCGCGCATGCCAACGGCGTAACGCACCGCGACGTAAAACCGGAAAACATTCTGGTCACCGCGAGCGACTTCGCCTATCTGGTCGATTTCGGTATTGCCCGTGCCGCCTCCGACCCGGGGCTGACCCAGACCGGGACCGCCGTGGGAACCTACAACTACATGGCCCCGGAGCGGTTCACCGGCGATGAGGTCACCTATCGCGCAGATATCTATGCGTTGGCGTGCGTGTTGGGTGAGTGTTTGACCGGTGCCCCACCGTATCGGGCCGACAGCGTTGAGCGGTTGATCGCCGCGCATCTAATGGACCCTGCCCCGCAGCCCAGCCAGCTACGGCCCGGGCGCGTGCCGCCGGCCCTGGATCAGGTGATCGCCAAAGGCATGGCCAAAAACCCCGCGGAGCGCTTTATGAGCGCTGGTGATCTGGCCATCGCCGCCCATGACGCACTCACCACATCCGAGCAACACCAGGCCACGACGATTCTGCGGCGCGGTGACAACGCAACCTTGCTGGCCACTCCGGCCGATACGGGCTTGAGCCAGTCCGAGTCCGGCATTGCCGGGGCGGGCACCGGCCCACCGACCCCGGGTGCTGCCCGATGGTCGCCCGGGGACTCCGCGACCGTGGCCGGACCCCTGGCAGCGGACAGCCGCGGCGGGAACTGGCCCAGCCAAACCGGACACTCCCCTGCCGTCCCGAATGCGCTCCAGGCCTCCCTGGGACACGCTGTGCCGCCGGCCGGCAACAAACGGAAGGTGTGGGCCGTCGTCGGCGCTGCCGCGATCGTACTGGTGGCCATCGTCGCCGCCGCCGGCTACCTGGTCTTACGACCTTCGTGGTCGCCGACGCAGGCATCCGGACAGACCGTGTTGCCGTTCACCGGCATCGACTTCCGCCTCTCGCCGAGTGGGGTGGCAGTGGACAGCGCCGGCAACGTGTACGTCACCAGTGAGGGCATGTACGGCCGAGTGGTCAAGTTGGCCACCGGGTCAACCGGCACGACGGTGTTACCGTTCAACGGGCTGTACCAGCCGCAGGGGTTGGCGGTGGACGGCGCTGGCACCGTATACGTCACCGATTTCAACAACCGGGTGGTGACGTTAGCGGCCGGGTCCAACAACCAGACCGTGCTACCGTTCGACGGCCTCAACTACCCCGAAGGTCTCGCGGTGGATACCCAGGGTGCGGTATACGTCGCCGACCGGGGCAACAACAGGGTGGTGAAGTTGGCGGCCGGATCCAAGACCCAGACCGTGCTGCCGTTCACCGGCCTCAACGACCCCGACGGGGTGGCCGTCGACAACTCCGGCAACGTCTATGTCACCGACACCGACAACAACAGGGTTGTCAAGCTAGAGGCCGAGTCGAATAACCAGGTCGTGCTGCCATTCACGGATATCACCGCACCGTGGGGCATCGCGGTGGACGAAGCCGGAACCGTCTACGTCACCGAGCACAACACAAACCAGGTGGTCAAACTCCTGGCCGGGTCGACCACCTCGACAGTGCTACCGTTCACCGGCCTCAACACCCCCCTCGCGGTGGCAGTGGACAGCGACCGGACCGTCTACGTCGCCGACCGCGGCAACGACCGAGTGGTGAAACTCACGTCATAA
- the ligD gene encoding multifunctional non-homologous end joining DNA repair protein/ATP dependent DNA ligase LigD (ATP dependent polydeoxyribonucleotide synthase (thermostable DNA ligase) (ATP dependent polynucleotide ligase) (sealase) (DNA repair enzyme) (DNA joinase)), translating into MGSASEQRVTLTNADKVLYPATGTTKSDIFDYYAGVAEVMLGHIAGRPATRKRWPNGVDQPAFFEKQLALSAPPWLSRATVAHRSGTTTYPIIDSATGLAWIAQQAALEVHVPQWRFVAEPGSGELNPGPATRLVFDLDPGEGVMMAQLAEVARAVRDLLADIGLVTFPVTSGSKGLHLYTPLDEPVSSRGATVLAKRVAQRLEQAMPALVTSTMTKSLRAGKVFVDWSQNSGSKTTIAPYSLRGRTHPTVAAPRTWAELDDPALRQLSYDEVLTRIARDGDLLERLDADAPVADRLTRYRRMRDASKTPEPIPTAKPVTGDGNTFVIQEHHARRPHYDFRLECDGVLVSWAVPKNLPDNTSVNHLAIHTEDHPLEYATFEGAIPSGEYGAGKVIIWDSGTYDTEKFHDDPHTGEVIVNLHGGRISGRYALIRTNGDRWLAHRLKNQKDQKVFEFDNLAPMLATHGTVAGLKASQWAFEGKWDGYRLLVEADHGAVRLRSRSGRDVTAEYPQLRALAEDLADHHVVLDGEAVVLDSSGVPSFSQMQNRGRDTRVEFWAFDLLYLDGRALLGTRYQDRRKLLETLANATSLTVPELLPGDGAQAFACSRKHGWEGVIAKRRDSRYQPGRRCASWVKDKHWNTQEVVIGGWRAGEGGRSSGVGSLLMGIPGPGGLQFAGRVGTGLSERELANLKEMLAPLHTDESPFDVPLPARDAKGITYVKPALVAEVRYSEWTPEGRLRQSSWRGLRPDKKPSEVVRE; encoded by the coding sequence ATGGGTTCGGCGTCGGAGCAACGGGTGACGCTGACCAACGCCGACAAGGTGCTCTATCCCGCCACCGGGACCACAAAGTCCGATATCTTCGACTACTACGCCGGTGTTGCCGAAGTCATGCTCGGCCACATCGCGGGACGGCCGGCGACGCGCAAGCGCTGGCCTAACGGCGTCGACCAACCCGCGTTCTTCGAAAAGCAGTTGGCGTTGTCGGCGCCGCCTTGGCTGTCACGTGCAACGGTGGCGCACCGGTCCGGGACGACGACCTATCCGATCATCGATAGCGCAACCGGGCTGGCCTGGATCGCCCAACAGGCGGCGCTGGAGGTGCACGTGCCGCAGTGGCGGTTTGTCGCCGAGCCCGGATCAGGTGAGTTAAATCCGGGCCCGGCAACGCGTTTGGTGTTCGACCTGGACCCGGGCGAAGGCGTGATGATGGCCCAGCTGGCCGAGGTGGCGCGCGCGGTTCGTGATCTTCTCGCCGATATCGGGTTGGTCACCTTCCCGGTCACCAGCGGCAGCAAGGGATTGCATCTGTACACACCGCTGGATGAGCCGGTGAGCAGCAGGGGAGCCACGGTGTTGGCCAAGCGCGTCGCGCAGCGATTGGAGCAGGCGATGCCCGCGTTGGTCACCTCGACCATGACCAAAAGCCTGCGGGCCGGGAAGGTGTTTGTGGACTGGAGCCAGAACAGCGGCTCGAAGACCACCATCGCGCCGTACTCACTACGTGGCCGGACGCATCCGACCGTCGCGGCGCCACGCACCTGGGCGGAGCTCGACGACCCCGCACTGCGTCAGCTCTCCTACGACGAGGTGCTGACCCGGATTGCCCGCGACGGCGATCTGCTCGAGCGGCTGGATGCCGACGCTCCGGTAGCGGACCGGTTGACCCGATACCGCCGCATGCGCGACGCATCGAAAACTCCCGAGCCGATTCCCACGGCGAAACCCGTTACCGGAGACGGCAATACGTTCGTCATCCAGGAGCATCACGCGCGTCGGCCGCACTACGATTTCCGGCTGGAATGCGACGGCGTGCTGGTCTCGTGGGCGGTACCGAAAAACCTGCCCGACAACACATCGGTTAACCATCTAGCGATACACACCGAGGACCACCCGCTGGAATACGCCACGTTCGAGGGCGCGATTCCCAGCGGGGAGTACGGCGCCGGCAAGGTGATCATCTGGGACTCCGGCACTTACGACACCGAGAAGTTCCACGATGACCCGCACACGGGGGAGGTCATCGTGAATCTGCACGGCGGCCGGATCTCTGGGCGTTATGCGCTGATTCGGACCAACGGCGATCGGTGGCTGGCGCACCGCCTAAAGAATCAGAAAGACCAGAAGGTGTTCGAGTTCGACAATCTGGCCCCAATGCTTGCCACGCACGGCACGGTGGCCGGTCTAAAGGCCAGCCAGTGGGCGTTCGAAGGCAAGTGGGACGGCTACCGGTTGCTGGTTGAGGCTGACCACGGCGCCGTGCGGCTGCGGTCCCGCAGCGGGCGCGATGTCACCGCCGAGTATCCGCAATTGCGGGCATTGGCGGAGGATCTCGCCGATCACCACGTGGTGCTGGACGGCGAGGCCGTCGTACTTGACTCCTCTGGTGTGCCCAGCTTCAGCCAGATGCAGAATCGGGGCCGCGACACCCGTGTCGAGTTCTGGGCGTTCGACCTGCTCTACCTCGACGGCCGCGCGCTGCTAGGCACCCGCTACCAAGACCGGCGTAAGCTGCTCGAAACCCTAGCTAACGCAACCAGTCTCACCGTTCCCGAGCTGCTGCCCGGTGACGGCGCCCAAGCGTTTGCGTGCTCGCGCAAGCACGGCTGGGAGGGCGTGATCGCCAAGAGGCGTGACTCGCGCTATCAGCCGGGCCGGCGCTGCGCGTCGTGGGTCAAGGACAAGCACTGGAACACCCAGGAAGTCGTCATTGGTGGCTGGCGCGCCGGGGAAGGCGGGCGCAGCAGTGGCGTCGGGTCGCTGCTCATGGGCATCCCCGGTCCAGGTGGGCTGCAGTTCGCCGGGCGGGTCGGTACCGGCCTCAGCGAACGCGAACTGGCCAACCTCAAGGAGATGCTGGCGCCGCTGCATACCGACGAGTCCCCCTTCGACGTACCACTGCCCGCGCGTGACGCCAAGGGCATCACATATGTCAAGCCGGCGCTGGTTGCAGAGGTGCGCTACAGCGAGTGGACTCCGGAGGGCCGGCTGCGTCAATCAAGCTGGCGTGGGCTGCGGCCGGACAAGAAACCCAGTGAGGTGGTGCGCGAATGA
- the pstB gene encoding phosphate ABC transporter ATP-binding protein PstB: MACERLGGQSGAADVDAAAPAMAAVNLTLGFAGKTVLDQVSMGFPARAVTSLMGPTGSGKTTFLRTLNRMNDKVSGYRYSGDVLLGGRSIFNYRDVLEFRRRVGMLFQRPNPFPMSIMDNVLAGVRAHKLVPRKEFRGVAQARLTEVGLWDAVKDRLSDSPFRLSGGQQQLLCLARTLAVNPEVLLLDEPTSALDPTTTEKIEEFIRSLADRLTVIIVTHNLAQAARISDRAALFFDGRLVEEGPTEQLFSSPKHAETARYVAGLSGDVKDAKRGN, translated from the coding sequence ATGGCGTGTGAACGGCTCGGCGGCCAGAGCGGTGCTGCTGATGTCGACGCCGCTGCGCCGGCGATGGCGGCGGTGAACCTCACCCTGGGTTTCGCTGGCAAAACCGTGCTCGACCAGGTGAGTATGGGCTTTCCCGCTCGTGCGGTGACGTCGTTGATGGGACCGACCGGTTCAGGTAAGACGACTTTTTTGCGCACCCTAAACCGGATGAATGACAAGGTCTCCGGTTACCGCTACAGCGGTGATGTGCTGTTGGGCGGACGCAGCATCTTCAACTACCGCGACGTGCTGGAGTTTCGCCGCCGGGTTGGCATGCTGTTCCAGCGCCCGAATCCGTTCCCGATGTCAATCATGGACAACGTGCTCGCCGGCGTGCGTGCCCACAAACTGGTGCCGCGCAAGGAATTCCGTGGCGTCGCGCAGGCTCGGCTTACCGAGGTCGGCCTCTGGGACGCGGTCAAGGATCGGCTCAGCGATTCACCGTTTCGACTCTCTGGTGGTCAGCAGCAGTTGTTGTGCCTAGCCCGTACGCTTGCGGTGAATCCGGAGGTGTTGCTGCTCGACGAGCCCACCTCCGCGCTGGACCCGACTACCACCGAGAAGATCGAAGAGTTCATCCGATCGCTCGCTGATCGCCTCACGGTGATCATCGTGACCCATAACCTTGCCCAGGCCGCCCGCATCAGCGACCGGGCGGCCCTGTTCTTCGACGGCAGGCTGGTGGAGGAAGGGCCCACCGAACAGCTGTTCTCCTCGCCGAAGCATGCGGAAACCGCCCGATACGTCGCCGGACTGTCGGGGGACGTCAAGGACGCCAAGCGCGGAAATTGA
- the pstS2 gene encoding phosphate ABC transporter substrate-binding lipoprotein PstS, translated as MKFARSGAAVSLLAAGTLVLTACGGGTNSSSSGAGGTSGSVHCGGKKELHSSGSTAQENAMEQFVYAYVRSCPGYTLDYNANGSGAGVTQFLNNETDFAGSDVPLNPSTGQPDRSAERCGSPAWDLPTVFGPIAITYNIKGVSTLNLDGPTTAKIFNGTITVWNDPQIQALNSGTDLPPTPISVIFRSDKSGTSDNFQKYLDGASNGAWGKGASETFNGGVGVGASGNNGTSALLQTTDGSITYNEWSFAVGKQLNMAQIITSAGPDPVAITTESVGKTIAGAKIMGQGNDLVLDTSSFYRPTQPGSYPIVLATYEIVCSKYPDATTGTAVRAFMQAAIGPGQEGLDQYGSIPLPKSFQAKLAAAVNAIS; from the coding sequence GTGAAGTTCGCCCGATCCGGCGCAGCGGTAAGCCTGTTGGCCGCCGGCACACTGGTGTTGACAGCATGCGGCGGTGGCACCAACAGCTCGTCGTCAGGCGCAGGCGGCACGTCTGGGTCGGTGCACTGCGGCGGCAAGAAGGAGCTCCACTCCAGCGGCTCGACCGCACAAGAAAATGCCATGGAGCAGTTCGTCTATGCCTACGTGCGATCGTGCCCGGGCTACACGTTGGACTACAACGCCAACGGGTCCGGTGCCGGGGTGACCCAGTTTCTCAACAACGAAACCGATTTCGCCGGCTCGGATGTCCCGTTGAATCCGTCGACCGGTCAACCTGACCGGTCGGCGGAGCGGTGCGGTTCCCCGGCATGGGACCTGCCGACGGTGTTCGGCCCGATCGCGATCACCTACAATATCAAGGGCGTGAGCACGCTGAATCTTGACGGACCCACTACCGCCAAGATTTTCAACGGCACCATCACCGTGTGGAATGATCCACAGATCCAAGCCCTCAACTCCGGCACCGACCTGCCGCCAACACCGATTAGCGTTATCTTCCGCAGCGACAAGTCCGGTACGTCGGACAACTTCCAGAAATACCTCGACGGCGCATCCAACGGGGCGTGGGGCAAAGGCGCCAGCGAAACGTTCAACGGGGGCGTCGGCGTCGGCGCCAGCGGGAACAACGGCACGTCGGCCCTACTGCAGACGACCGACGGGTCGATCACCTACAACGAGTGGTCGTTTGCGGTGGGTAAGCAGTTGAACATGGCCCAGATCATCACGTCGGCGGGTCCGGATCCAGTGGCGATCACCACCGAGTCGGTCGGCAAGACAATCGCCGGGGCCAAGATCATGGGACAAGGCAACGACCTGGTATTGGACACGTCGTCGTTCTACAGGCCCACCCAGCCTGGCTCTTACCCGATCGTGCTGGCGACCTATGAGATCGTCTGCTCGAAATACCCGGATGCGACGACCGGTACTGCGGTAAGGGCGTTTATGCAAGCCGCGATTGGTCCAGGCCAAGAAGGCCTGGACCAATACGGCTCCATTCCGTTGCCCAAATCGTTCCAAGCAAAATTGGCGGCCGCGGTGAATGCTATTTCTTGA
- the pstS1 gene encoding phosphate ABC transporter substrate-binding lipoprotein PstS (previously known as phoS1 or phoS), with amino-acid sequence MKIRLHTLLAVLTAAPLLLAAAGCGSKPPSGSPETGAGAGTVATTPASSPVTLAETGSTLLYPLFNLWGPAFHERYPNVTITAQGTGSGAGIAQAAAGTVNIGASDAYLSEGDMAAHKGLMNIALAISAQQVNYNLPGVSEHLKLNGKVLAAMYQGTIKTWDDPQIAALNPGVNLPGTAVVPLHRSDGSGDTFLFTQYLSKQDPEGWGKSPGFGTTVDFPAVPGALGENGNGGMVTGCAETPGCVAYIGISFLDQASQRGLGEAQLGNSSGNFLLPDAQSIQAAAAGFASKTPANQAISMIDGPAPDGYPIINYEYAIVNNRQKDAATAQTLQAFLHWAITDGNKASFLDQVHFQPLPPAVVKLSDALIATISS; translated from the coding sequence GTGAAAATTCGTTTGCATACGCTGTTGGCCGTGTTGACCGCTGCGCCGCTGCTGCTAGCAGCGGCGGGCTGTGGCTCGAAACCACCGAGCGGTTCGCCTGAAACGGGCGCCGGCGCCGGTACTGTCGCGACTACCCCCGCGTCGTCGCCGGTGACGTTGGCGGAGACCGGTAGCACGCTGCTCTACCCGCTGTTCAACCTGTGGGGTCCGGCCTTTCACGAGAGGTATCCGAACGTCACGATCACCGCTCAGGGCACCGGTTCTGGTGCCGGGATCGCGCAGGCCGCCGCCGGGACGGTCAACATTGGGGCCTCCGACGCCTATCTGTCGGAAGGTGATATGGCCGCGCACAAGGGGCTGATGAACATCGCGCTAGCCATCTCCGCTCAGCAGGTCAACTACAACCTGCCCGGAGTGAGCGAGCACCTCAAGCTGAACGGAAAAGTCCTGGCGGCCATGTACCAGGGCACCATCAAAACCTGGGACGACCCGCAGATCGCTGCGCTCAACCCCGGCGTGAACCTGCCCGGCACCGCGGTAGTTCCGCTGCACCGCTCCGACGGGTCCGGTGACACCTTCTTGTTCACCCAGTACCTGTCCAAGCAAGATCCCGAGGGCTGGGGCAAGTCGCCCGGCTTCGGCACCACCGTCGACTTCCCGGCGGTGCCGGGTGCGCTGGGTGAGAACGGCAACGGCGGCATGGTGACCGGTTGCGCCGAGACACCGGGCTGCGTGGCCTATATCGGCATCAGCTTCCTCGACCAGGCCAGTCAACGGGGACTCGGCGAGGCCCAACTAGGCAATAGCTCTGGCAATTTCTTGTTGCCCGACGCGCAAAGCATTCAGGCCGCGGCGGCTGGCTTCGCATCGAAAACCCCGGCGAACCAGGCGATTTCGATGATCGACGGGCCCGCCCCGGACGGCTACCCGATCATCAACTACGAGTACGCCATCGTCAACAACCGGCAAAAGGACGCCGCCACCGCGCAGACCTTGCAGGCATTTCTGCACTGGGCGATCACCGACGGCAACAAGGCCTCGTTCCTCGACCAGGTTCATTTCCAGCCGCTGCCGCCCGCGGTGGTGAAGTTGTCTGACGCGTTGATCGCGACGATTTCCAGCTAG
- the pstA2 gene encoding phosphate ABC transporter permease PstA, with product MGESAESGSRQLPAMSPPRRSVAYRRKIVDALWWAACVCCLAVVITPTLWMLIGVVSRAVPVFHWSVLVQDSQGNGGGLRNAIIGTAVLAIGVILVGGTVSVLTGIYLSEFATGKTRSILRGAYEVLSGIPSIVLGYVGYLALVVYFDWGFSLAAGVLVLSVMSIPYIAKATESALAQVPTSYREAAEALGLPAGWALRKIVLKTAMPGIVTGMLVALALAIGETAPLLYTAGWSNSPPTGQLTDSPVGYLTYPIWTFYNQPSKSAQDLSYDAALLLIVFLLLLIFIGRLINWLSRRRWDV from the coding sequence ATGGGCGAATCGGCTGAGTCCGGGTCCCGGCAGCTACCGGCGATGTCCCCGCCGCGGCGATCGGTAGCCTATCGGCGCAAGATCGTCGATGCCCTGTGGTGGGCGGCGTGCGTGTGTTGTCTGGCGGTGGTGATCACCCCGACGTTGTGGATGTTGATCGGAGTCGTCAGCCGCGCTGTACCGGTTTTCCACTGGAGTGTGCTGGTGCAGGACTCCCAGGGCAATGGCGGCGGCTTGCGCAACGCCATCATCGGTACCGCAGTGTTGGCCATCGGGGTGATCCTGGTGGGTGGCACGGTGAGTGTGTTGACCGGGATTTATCTGTCCGAATTCGCCACCGGCAAAACACGGTCCATTCTGCGCGGCGCCTACGAGGTGTTGTCCGGTATTCCGTCGATCGTGCTCGGCTACGTCGGCTATTTGGCCCTGGTGGTGTACTTCGATTGGGGGTTTTCGCTGGCGGCCGGGGTGTTGGTGCTGTCGGTGATGAGCATTCCCTACATCGCCAAGGCCACCGAGTCCGCGCTGGCCCAGGTGCCGACGTCGTATCGGGAAGCGGCTGAGGCACTCGGGTTACCAGCCGGCTGGGCGCTGCGCAAGATCGTGCTGAAGACGGCGATGCCCGGAATCGTCACCGGGATGTTGGTCGCGCTGGCCCTGGCGATCGGCGAGACGGCGCCGCTGCTGTACACGGCGGGGTGGTCGAATTCGCCGCCGACCGGACAACTCACCGACTCGCCGGTCGGCTACCTGACCTACCCAATTTGGACGTTCTACAACCAGCCATCCAAGTCGGCTCAGGATCTGTCCTATGACGCGGCTCTCTTGCTGATCGTGTTCCTGCTGCTATTGATCTTCATTGGCCGGTTGATCAACTGGCTGTCACGGAGGCGTTGGGACGTTTGA
- the mku gene encoding non-homologous end joining protein Ku: protein MRAIWTGSIAFGLVNVPVKVYSATADHDIRFHQVHAKDNGRIRYKRVCEACGEVVDYRDLARAYESGDGQMVAITDDDIASLPEERSREIEVLEFVPAADVDPMMFDRSYFLEPDSKSSKSYVLLAKTLAETDRMAIVHFTLRNKTRLAALRVKDFGKREVMMVHTLLWPDEIRDPDFPVLDQKVEIKPAELKMAGQVVDSMADDFNPDRYHDTYQEQLQELIDTKLEGGQAFTAEDQPRLLDEPEDVSDLLAKLEASVKARSKANSNVPTPP from the coding sequence ATGCGAGCCATTTGGACGGGTTCGATCGCCTTCGGGCTGGTGAACGTGCCGGTCAAGGTGTACAGCGCTACCGCAGACCACGACATCAGGTTCCACCAGGTGCACGCCAAGGACAACGGACGCATCCGGTACAAGCGCGTCTGCGAGGCGTGTGGCGAGGTGGTCGACTACCGCGATCTTGCCCGGGCCTACGAGTCCGGCGACGGCCAAATGGTGGCGATCACCGACGACGACATCGCCAGCTTGCCTGAAGAACGCAGCCGGGAGATCGAGGTGTTGGAGTTCGTCCCCGCCGCCGACGTGGACCCGATGATGTTCGACCGCAGCTACTTTTTGGAGCCTGATTCGAAGTCGTCGAAATCGTATGTGCTGCTGGCTAAGACACTCGCCGAGACCGACCGGATGGCGATCGTGCATTTCACGCTGCGCAACAAGACCAGGCTGGCGGCGTTGCGCGTCAAGGATTTCGGCAAGCGAGAGGTGATGATGGTGCACACGTTGCTGTGGCCCGATGAGATCCGCGACCCCGACTTCCCGGTGCTGGACCAGAAGGTGGAGATCAAACCCGCGGAACTCAAGATGGCCGGCCAGGTGGTGGACTCGATGGCCGACGACTTCAATCCGGACCGCTACCACGACACCTACCAGGAGCAGTTACAGGAGCTGATCGACACCAAACTCGAAGGTGGGCAGGCATTTACCGCCGAGGACCAACCGAGGTTGCTGGACGAGCCCGAAGACGTCTCCGACCTGCTCGCCAAGCTGGAGGCCAGCGTGAAGGCGCGCTCGAAGGCCAACTCAAACGTCCCAACGCCTCCGTGA